TTGCGATCATCCTCCGTCAGCCCGGTGGCGGCGCGCGGCTGGCGCGGCTGGCGCTCCCACCGCTCGAAGGCCGTCAGCAGCCGCTCCAGCGCCTCGCGGTCGAGCACGCGCACGTCACAGACGATGGGCCCCACGGCGAAGGCCACGTCGTTGAGCGAGGTGAAGGCGATGTCCGTGCGGGAGGTGACGAGATACAGGTCGATGTCCGACGTCTCGTTGCCGAGCCCCTCGACGAGCGAGCCACACACGAACAACACGTCCGCGTCCGTGAGGCACAGGGCCTCGCGGGCGCGGATGGTGATGGCGTCGAGGGTGAGCTTGCGGCGGGCCAGGAACTCGGTGAGGTCCACGACGACGTTCCTGGCGGCTCAGATGGCCGCGGCGAGCCCCTGCGTGCCCACGAGCGCGATGGCGCGCGGGGCGATGACATCCTGGAGCATGGCCTTGCGCACCTCGGCCCGGGAGCGGGCGGTGAGGTGGCCGTACTGCTCCATGATGACGGGCTCCTCGGGCAGGTCGTTCGCGGGGAGGATGGCCAGGGCGCGACCGAAGGCCGTCTGCGCGAGCGGCAGCAGCGAGGGGTGTCGGGTGAGCATCCACTCGGTGAAGCGCCAGGAGAGGTCGGCGTGCCGGCCCTCCTCCTCGACGATGCGCGAGAGCACCTTGCGGATGCCCTCGTCCGTCGTGCGCTCGAGCGCGACCTCCGCGCACTTCGCGGAGATGGTCTCGTTGACACAGCCCTCGATGATGGAGGCCTCGAGGATGGCCGCGGGCTCGTCGGAGGCGTCGAGGACGCTCTCCAGGGACAGCTCGCCCGGGCCCGCCGGCACGCCCGTGAAGCGGGAGGCGATGCCGAAGCAGTAGCGCGCGTGATGCACCTCCTCCTCCATCGCCTTGATGGCGGCGAGGAGCAGCTCGGGAGGGGCGGCCAGCTTCATCAGGTGGAGCACGAACCGGGCGAACGCCGCCACGGAGGCGTGCTCACCCAGACCCTGCTCCAACCACCTCTTGCCAATCAGCGCGCGCTCTTCGGGAGTCACGGGCGCGCGTCGCTCACGAGGACGTCCGAAACGTCGGCGCACCAGGAGGAGTCCCCCTGGACGACCGGCGCCAGGCGGGCGCCTTCCTCGACCATGGACAGCGGGCGCCCGTGGACGTCCAGCTCGATGGTGGAGAGGTCGATGTACGGCATCTGGGCCTGGCCGTTGCGCACCAGCTGCAGGTGCGCGGAGAACTCGGCGAAGCGCGGGTTGTTGGCGAAGGTGTCCGCCAGCTTGAGCGCCTCATCACCCCTGCCGGTGGCGATGTACACCTGCGCCAGCCGCGCCGCGGCCGTGGTCTCCGTCACGCTGACCTGCAGCGCGGTGAGATAGGCCTGGATGGACTCGTTGACGAGGCCGTTGAGCAAGAGCGCGTTGCCCAGCAGCGTATAGGCGCTGATGCGCTCGTCCGACGTCATCTCCTGCAGCACGAAGCTCGGCTTCTGCTCGGCCAGCTGCTTGGCGGACTCGAGCGCCGCTTCCTTCTGCCCCGTGCGAATCTGCAGGACGGTCAGGCGCGCCCGCGCCTCGGCCAGGGAAGGGTCCAGCTTCAGGGCTTGCTGATAGCTGGTGATGGACTCCTGGTTGTACGCGGCCAGCGCCAACGTGCGGCCACGCGCCAGCGCGCCCTTGCCGCTGGTGATGTCACCGAGCTGCGGCGCATCGGACTGGAGGGCTTGAAGCAGATGGGCGGAGATCTTCTGGGAGACTTCCACCAACCAGGGCGCTGCGGAGGCATTCGACGAACCCATGAGCTGCTCCCCTCTCTCGCTTTGCGCGAATTAATGAGGAAGCCGAGGTTAGGGGGTGCACAGCTCCCGCGTCAAGCGGAAGCCGGAATTCGAGAGATTCACTGCGTGAGCCTCGCGAGACAGTGGCGTCACGCGAGACCCATGAAACGCTCGAGGGGCCAGTGGGAGCGCGCGCCGGAGGGGATGCATGCGAGGGCCCGCGGCGCAGCCATCCGTGGCCCTGCACCGAGGGCGACGACGGCGCGAACCCCGCGACGGACGGACGCGGAGCGTCTCCATGGAGCGGGCGGGGCTCGCTTGAGGTGCCGGGCCGCGCGGTGACGACGGGAAGCGTCAACGCGTCCGTGTCACAGGCTCTCACGGGTTGAGAGCGATTCGCCCGAGTCTCAGAAAGCAAGCAGGCGTAACCCTGTCAAAACAGACAG
This sequence is a window from Myxococcus stipitatus. Protein-coding genes within it:
- a CDS encoding ferritin-like domain-containing protein, which gives rise to MTPEERALIGKRWLEQGLGEHASVAAFARFVLHLMKLAAPPELLLAAIKAMEEEVHHARYCFGIASRFTGVPAGPGELSLESVLDASDEPAAILEASIIEGCVNETISAKCAEVALERTTDEGIRKVLSRIVEEEGRHADLSWRFTEWMLTRHPSLLPLAQTAFGRALAILPANDLPEEPVIMEQYGHLTARSRAEVRKAMLQDVIAPRAIALVGTQGLAAAI